DNA from Exiguobacterium sibiricum 7-3:
GTGTCGCCAACCGTTTTTCGACATCAATCGCGTATCCCGTGTAGAGACTGCCGTCCCGGCAACGGACGATGTAGATGGCATGTTCAGACATCAAACTGAGTCCGCATCTGCAACGTGTACGTATCGTCTTGTTCGTAGACGATGAAGGGAGGCAATACCTTTAGACCCGGCTTGGCATCTTTGATCCCCTCAATCAACAACATGTTGGCCTCTTTCCCTTCTTTCGGGTAGATAAGCTGCATCCGCTTCGGTTCAAGCCGGTACTGACGCATCAAGGTGACGATATCGAGAAGGCGCTCCGGTCGATGGACGAATGCCGTTTTCCCACCTTGTTTCAAAAGATCTGCGGCCGACCGGATACAATCCTCAAGTGTACATAATACTTCATGCCGGGCAATCGTATAATGTTCACTTATGTTTCGGTTCGACGAGTCATTTGCCAAGAAGTAAGGCGGATT
Protein-coding regions in this window:
- a CDS encoding tRNA1(Val) (adenine(37)-N6)-methyltransferase produces the protein MPELLSDERLDHLLGKEGRIIQSPTVFSYSLDAALLAQFAWVPIQQGKLVDLCAGNGAIPLFLSYRTKGTITGLEIQPRLVDMAERSIQMNEKQDQLQMIEGDVKEAGKRLGYGLYDAVTCNPPYFLANDSSNRNISEHYTIARHEVLCTLEDCIRSAADLLKQGGKTAFVHRPERLLDIVTLMRQYRLEPKRMQLIYPKEGKEANMLLIEGIKDAKPGLKVLPPFIVYEQDDTYTLQMRTQFDV